A window of Glycine soja cultivar W05 chromosome 13, ASM419377v2, whole genome shotgun sequence genomic DNA:
TCTCTTGTTAGTTTATCTCTGCTACAATTATAGAGTTTACTTCAGTATTATTAAAGTGAACAACACTTTAGTTTTATTGAAGTCAACAAATCTTTAGGTCAACTACACTTTAAGCTGAGGGACAAGACTCGTGTGGAAAAAGGTATCGTCTATATAGGCACCATGATATGAAGACTCTAAAGTTTAACCCATGATTTGCCATAAGATCGATCTACCACCTGATTGGATTCCATCAGCACATGAACCCAGTAAATGTGGCCTTTACTCCGATGGCTGTCATAAATAGCTTTGACCAAACTCGCACATGGATCACCACAACAGAAACCTTTAGACGagagatttgttttttttaatttgtagcaATCAAACGATAGGTACTAAGGATTCACAACAACACATCATTTTATTCAACTAATTGAGCTAAACTCTCTTGATAAACAAGAGATTAATTGCCGTAAGGGAATATGATTATATCTTGATGTTTTGATAATCCCTTCTCCAAGCTAACTTTAacccataaattaaaatttgccaCAACTCGCACCTGGAGAGGTCTTGCATGTATATTTGAATATTAGCTTCACATGGCCTCTCGCCACCACGAAAGCTTGTAACATTCTTGATGAGCAATTCAGCACCTCATCCAACGACCAagtaacattattaaaaatgaaatcattCCTTCAGGACTTAATTTCCTCAGCAGCCCACGCACCCTTCAGGAATCAGGACCATCCCATCGTCCAATCTCTTTAAACAAAGCTTCTAGATGTGTATTTCACACGTGATCCATAAAACACCTCAGAAGGATTTTCTTTTCaccatttcaaaattcaaaccatCGTTCTCCTATCTTTATCTCTCTGCCTGAAATTTTTTAGGTGTCTAACCTTTTTAATTTACTCTCTtatgtctttatttttaaactgaATTTCGAtagtttctttataaaaaaaatcaataattaaaaatactcttatataaaaaattattggttcattataaattcaaaatctaatttatataattaaataaatttatttagaataaattaCATTCACACTCTTAATGTTTTTAGTTAATTGCAACTAAATTTAATCCCTGCCCTGTCTTTCTCATTTAAGGTCTTTGTTgtggcaaaaataaaataaaataactgaaattcaGGCCTTAAAGAGAACAACCACAATAAGAGCAATGTTGTTGAGTGCTCATAGATTTCAACTATCATTCCCTTAGAAAGAGTTGCTTTGGTGTTGCTAATCAGACATAGTGATCAGTAAATTAAACATTGTATGCAAAACATTccgaaaattgtctttaaatcTTAGAACTTTTAGAGAAATCAACTTCGGTCTTGATGAAAATTTTGTTGTGTGAGATTAgccattataaaaattaaaaagtcatGGAAGTTCAAGACAGTTGCTTCAATTTGTATGTTCCCGTTTCCATCTTTTTCTaaatgcttgtgtgtgtgtgtgtgtgtatatcaAGATTGTAAATCTAGCAATTCTTTGAATTGAGACAAGGAAACAAGGTAAATGTatcatgaaaagtaaaaaatttacatcATTGTTGACTGGGAAGATGGATTTTGGTTTGGTACACAGATTGCACTCTTGATTCCAACAACACGATGTACTTATCAAGCATAGAGACCACAGCTTCAAACTCAGTTACCTGCTTCTCAATGCTATCAATCTGCTCGACATACTCGTTAAAGCTACCACTCTTGCATTTCAACTGCTCCACAAAAACCCTCAACCCTGAAGCCAAGTCACCAAACCCTTTGTACTCTTCTGCTACTCttacattcatcttctccaagAGCTCTAGATGATTATTTGTCCCCTAACACAAAAACTCGTCatattataacaaaataaataaataatcacaaTTGACTTTCCAAACAATGCCACATTTCAATTCACCAAGTGTTCCTTGAACAAATGAGAATTAGGATTTCAAAGAgggaaggaagaaaaaatttgGGGTTTCACCTGAAGCTCTGATTTGATCATGGTGGAAACGCTACTGAATAGACCATCAAGCGATTCAGCAAGTTCATCTTGCTTCCGATTTTGGGgttcatctttcttcatattatCCATAGTTGGAGCATATATTCGACCAATTCACAAGAGAAGGGTAGTAATAACTGTGCGACCCAAGGTGACAATCAAACCAGGTGTTGTTTTTTAGGTCCAAACTGAAGTCATTTAAAAACAACAACCCAATGTAATTGCAAGCAAAGAAACCAAACACTAACTTAGTCTTCTGATAAATTGGATATGAGAAGTTGAGAAGTCTAAATATTACAGGGATTGTACTGATGACCACCATTCTGCTTCCAAAAAATATCCAGAGTCCCCTCATTTTGCTCATCTTAAATTTTAAGCATCATTCAAAAAGTCACAATTGACAATACAAGAAATAATTTCTCTGTTCACGAAATGATTTAGTGATTATTAAGATAGTTCAGAGTTCGGAAGCAAATCAAGCATAGCTAAAAGCTGACCTCAACAAAGGAAGGTGAGTGCAAGTACCGTCAACAATTAAATCAGACCACAAAATCGATAACAACTGCcaccctcccatatcttttatATAGCCTTAAAATAATGAATATCAATATGAGATGTTAATAGAGCTCATGAACTTCACTCTTCAAAAATTGTGATCATGCTATAAGTTAAATTCACCAGGATGGTACACTTGTCTTGTGGAACACCTTTGGCAGAGAGATTTCAGAGTATGACAATAACAAATCCAAGTACTGAAGCTGAAATATCTAAACTATAAGGATATGTATAAGAGTCATTTGTTAGTtacttaaatgaatttcaattactgATTGTAATCATTGAATTGATGAATTAACTAAGTGATACAAGAGTATTATAAGAacgtattttatataaaaatcagAAGCTCTGCCAGCTATGATTAATAGCTAATTACAATCACTAATTGAAATCCAATTAAGCAACTAACAGAAGCTGTTATACATATCATAATATAAACAGCACAagccctaaaaaaaaaatctttctctAATAATCAAAATCATCTTATCTGTTCCCTTGGCAGAGATTCTTGAGCAAATGGAACAAAACCCAGATTGACCCATTAACAAATTagttcaaaaaattcaaaactttcTTTGTGCCCGACTGATTAACCTAACACTAACAAGTggattataaattattgttatttggGGTCCCtcactttacttttttttttttcatgaaacaGATAACTTGAGAAGAAAAACAAGCAACTAATTAGAACTAGAAATTAAAAGCTGCATAGCTAGCAATCAGAAACGAAAACCGTTAACTCAAGATGAAAAGAAGTTGTATTCCAATTATTCAATTCAATCACGGAATCACAGCTTCTCTTCCTTCCAACCCAATTAATCAAAACTAAGGGAAATTCATGCATTAAGATGATGATCTCAGAAAAAATGGATGTACGAACCAGAAATCATTTCAATAACtgtcaataaaattattatactatGCAATGAAATGAAAAGGGTCATAACTCACCGAATCGGAAAGCTTAATTCGCATGGGATGAGTGCAGTGCAATGGGAAGCATGCTGATATTGGGGCAACCTTCCCTATGTAGGTTTTGCCTCAGTTTCGTCGATTCAGTTATGCGTTTTTCCTTCATTGGCTTTTTGTTCGAGTCTTggcatatttttgtgattttaattaGGCTTAATGGTAAAATTAGTTCTTCTATTTTATCTATTTCATTAAATTGATCTTACTCTTTAAtttcctaattttttaaaatttattatctaagtCTTATAGCTTATGACAGTTGATTAACGATTTATTGTAAATATTGATTAGATCACAAAGTTAGTCAATATTCTCTtaataaataagaatttaaattttttttaagaaaaaactaaaaatataattcttgaAGTGAGAATCACATTTCTTTaccattatatttaatatatttaatataaaatataaaattcaaattttattatttttttaatatattatatttttataatttcatatattatcttttaaaatataatatataagattaaattttattttcacatagAATATGGATATTTAtatgagttttatttttattttatatattatatttatcttttaaaataatatttatgatttagtgacaatattttttatctatattaagatattcatgttatttatgataatataaattaaaaaaatattatcaataaattacatacataaatatttttaaaaataaaaaatattgtcattttatttaattacgtATCTTTACTATAtagtttaattctttaaaaaaattgcataactgattaaatatataaatgaaaaatactattataataaataacaagaatatcttaacatagataaaaaaatactatcattaaatcacatatataaatattttaaaagataataaaatactatcattttgtgacattataatttatataaaaaatatacattaaagatGAATTTTGTATTATATCATTACggtataaaataagttttgaataatgtaataaaaaatacataggattataaaaatataatatataaaataaaaataaaatttatataagtatAAATGTTCTAATTTACGCGAAAacataatttaatcttatatattattatattttaaaagataacatataagattataaaaatataataaattaaaaaagaataaagtttgaattttgaactattttcgcataaaacttatattaatacttTATTTTGTGTAAAATACTAAAATGAGCATTTGGATGTAGTGGTAATGGAGTGTGCTTTTCACTTCAAAGACCACGATTCTAGTCATTTCTTATGCATTTTAGGAcagattttataattaagtcttttaattatcatttgtgtggcttttttaaaaataagatttaatatCACTTTTGGTTgattatatttcattttccGTTAGACATAGCGTGTTTCATAATTGTTTTGCTTTGATAcattatgttttaaaagtttcactattattctttatgttttcaaaatgtatggttttttaaagttcttattttataagaaaatattggtCAACTTTCTAGTGTAATAAATGTTTAAAGTTTAAGAGTAAGTCAAAATCATATCTAGGAACTTGAggtagttaattaaaaaaataggaagacCAATTTGGTGAAATAGGCAAAATAGGAGAACAGATTTTGCAattaagtcttttaattatcGTTTGtgtggttttttttaaaataaggttTAATATCACTTTTGGtcgattatattttattatttcattttgatatattaaattttaaaagtttcattttgataatttatgttttcaaaatatcattttggtctttttttcaattttctgttAGAAAtagtgttatcttaacttttaagttttaaaatggtttaatgttatttttggttCATTATACTTCACATTTATTTCACTTTGAtacattatgttttaaaattttcactattatcctttatgttttcaaaatgtatgatttttttcttttttcaatttttcattagaAATGGTTAATGTTCgttagtattttaaattttaaaaatagttaagttaacataatgacaacaaaaaatcgccaatatctttttc
This region includes:
- the LOC114381193 gene encoding biogenesis of lysosome-related organelles complex 1 subunit 2-like, with product MDNMKKDEPQNRKQDELAESLDGLFSSVSTMIKSELQGTNNHLELLEKMNVRVAEEYKGFGDLASGLRVFVEQLKCKSGSFNEYVEQIDSIEKQVTEFEAVVSMLDKYIVLLESRVQSVYQTKIHLPSQQ